The following proteins are co-located in the Enoplosus armatus isolate fEnoArm2 chromosome 8, fEnoArm2.hap1, whole genome shotgun sequence genome:
- the ndufa4l2a gene encoding NADH dehydrogenase [ubiquinone] 1 alpha subcomplex subunit 4-like 2, which yields MIFRTAAEHAKKHPGLIPQFFFICLGMGGASLYLIRLARGPHVTWNKTNNPEPWNKLDPTYQYKFVAIGTDYKNLKKEGPDF from the exons ATGATATTTCGGACAGCAGCAGAGCATGCAAAGAAGCACCCTGGC ctCATCCCCCAgttcttcttcatctgtttggGAATGGGTGGGGCGTCTCTGTATCTGATCCGGTTGGCCAGAGGACCCCATGTCAC ctgGAACAAAACCAATAACCCTGAGCCATGGAATAAACTTGACCCCACATACCAGTACAAG tttGTGGCCATCGGCACAGACTACAAAAACCTGAAGAAGGAGGGACCCGACTTCTGA